GATAGCAGGCAAAGATCAACTTGTAGCTGCTAACGGAAAGAATTGCACTTCAAACAGACCTGTTCAAATCACGTGGcttactttatcttttttcaaGTCACAGCTCTATTGAGATAGAAGTCCTGTTCTGTAAAATGTGCCCTTACGGTGTTGGGGGGGTGTTCAGTGTTTTCGGAGTCAGGCAACCCTTACCTCCTGAAGAAACCCTGCACCCTTTGGTAGTcagccccttcccccatccccccacctgtcCCAGACTGAGGCAACTACTCATCCACATTCTGTCCCCGTAGGCTGTCATCTAGTAGGTGGGCTTTGAGAACTAGTTTCTTTCACTGGGCTTCACattctcaaggttcatccgtgttgtagcGGGTCGTTTCTTTTTCTGGCTGGATGACGCTCCGTTTTGGTGGCGGAGGGGGGGTGGTGTCTATCCATTCTATCAGCTGATGGACACCGGGATTGTTTCTGCTTTCAGGCTGTTGTGAATACTGCTGTTTGCACGTTCATAGGAGAGTTTTTGTGGGCACgtgtgttttcagttctctgggcTGTATACCCAGCAGGAGATCTGCTAGGGCATATGGCAACATTAACTTCCTGAGGAAGAGCCAGACTGTCTTCCCAGAGAGGCTGTACCAtgttacatttccaccagcagccTATGGTCCAATTTCCCTGCATCCTCAACCCTTGTGACTGTCTTTTTTATGATAGCCAAGCTAGAGGGTATGAAGTAGGATTGATACTTTATCCCTacttacaagaaaacaaaaacaaaaacaacctgtgTCCTGTGCAGTGACCACTGCCTGccacaagaaaacaaacacacatctTTTTCTCCGCAGCTGAAACAGAACCTCAcgagggaaagaggaaagtggAATCTCTGTGGCCTATCTTCAGGATCCATCACCAAAAAACGCGGTATATTTTTGACCTCTTTTACAAGAGGAAAGCCATAAGCAGAGGTAATGAACTCAATTATCTCGGCTCACCAGCTTGAGTAGCTTTCACATTTACTTAATGGTTCCCGTTCTTGGAACCTCAGCAATTGTCAGTTTTCTTATTGGTAAAAAATGTGGGGAGGGGTCAGCGTTGGCTCAACAGTCTTTTTGGTGAAGAGTAGTGATGGGCTGGGGCAGCTTTGTGATCCCACGGTCTGACGCCCTTTCCCTTCTTGACAGAACTCTACGAATATTGCATTAAAGAAGGCTACGCAGATAAAAATCTGATAGCAAAATGGAAGAAGCAGGGCTATGAGAACTTATGCTGTCTGCGCTGCATTCAGACCCGGGACACCAATTTTGGAACAAACTGCATTTGCCGGGTCCCCAAAAGCAAGCTGGAAGTGGTAACGTCTCTACCCCATAATGGCTGATGCTCGCGTTTGAGGTCACTTTTTCAGTCCTGAAGTCTGCCCTAGGTGATAGCAAGGGACTGAACATGATTTTGCTGGCTGTCCTGCTGGCCATGCCCCAGGGTGTGAGTCCCTCTCCTATGTGGTCCGTGCCAGGCAGTGTGGTAGCTGCCACGTGTTAGGTCTGGGGGCCAACTCCATTGCacccttgggcaagttactgaatTCTGTCCTCACATAGGAATTGGGGGTGAGGACACCTGCCCCCAAAGTGGTGGGGAGGGCCGAGTCGGGGGAGCTCAGGCCAGTCAGCAGGCACTCTTGCCCTTCCCCTCGCATGCTCTCCCCAGGCACGCTTTTCTCCAGGCCTCCTCCTCAGAGCTATTACATCATATTTCTTCTGTCAGAACTTTGTTCTAAAACTTGACTGGGCAGCTCAGGAACGGTGCTGCGTATGCAGCCGCTGAGCTGACAGCGTCAGCCTCTCTGAAGTGGAAGTGCGGGGGGAGGGAGGCGGTTCCTAGGACATTGGCTGTGGTGGCCTTTGAGGGCAGCCCCTTGGCCCATGGTGGGCCAAGCCGGGGGGTCAGGCCGGGCTGCCCACCTCCCCGGTGGCCACCTTTCACACAGGTGCCTCATCACCAGCCCCTTGCAGACCAGTTCTAGTTTGTAGAGCTCTGGGCCAAGGGCTTTACCTCAGCAGGCAGCTCTGTCTCCCAGAATCGTCTGTGAAGTCAGGGAGGAGTGGACATCAAATGAGGGCCCAAGGACATCAGATTGTCCCCTGAAGAATCGGGGTGCTGATTttcaggtgggggcagggggaggtggtaGAGTGGCGGAAGCCACCACACCCCCCTCACCCTGGGATTCTACAGT
The sequence above is a segment of the Mustela lutreola isolate mMusLut2 chromosome 17, mMusLut2.pri, whole genome shotgun sequence genome. Coding sequences within it:
- the BUD31 gene encoding protein BUD31 homolog: MPKVKRSRKAPPDGWELIEPTLDELDQKMREAETEPHEGKRKVESLWPIFRIHHQKTRYIFDLFYKRKAISRELYEYCIKEGYADKNLIAKWKKQGYENLCCLRCIQTRDTNFGTNCICRVPKSKLEVGRIIECTHCGCRGCSG